A single window of Granulibacter bethesdensis DNA harbors:
- a CDS encoding helicase-related protein gives MTQLLPRVKAVLGPTNTGKTHLAMDRMLAHASGIIGFPLRLLARENYDRMVASKGADRVALITGEEKIIPPGARWFACTVEAMPLDRAVEWIGVDEIQLCADPDRGHVFTDRLLHARGMVETMFLGAETIRPLLKSLVPQAEIETRPRLSELRHAGAAKLGRLPPRSAIVAFSAGDVYAIAELIRRRKGGCAVVMGRLSPRTRNAQVALYQDKEVDFLVATDAIGMGLNMDVDHVAFARLSKFDGHRARRLAAPEIAQIAGRAGRGMRDGTFGTTADCPPLPEELVEAVETHRFEAIGQLAWRNADLDFSDGDALLASLNAPPPRTGLVRGHDASDVETLDALLRDQEIRTLVCGHSTRRSRVRLLWETCQIPDFRKLADDTHTKLCGRVFLQVLQRRTLQADWLASQIDHLARADGDIDTLMQRLSGIRVWSYIAAHQDWVNDAPFWQGRTREVEDLLSDALHEKLTARFVDRRATHLLRRLEDQNDTPLLSAVTQAGQVIVEGHAVGHITGFGFEPEAGIAGEERKLVMRAARRALRESMPRRVISLEATPDQALSISDRLEILWEGHPIARLRPGPGFLNPMIAVADSEFLDGSLRERIRLRLQAWLDKTIATTMAPLFQAQEAARPHAMLRGHLHRLMENGGLVPGATEDAIPPAERSALKQIGVRAGRFGLSIPALRHAACVMVRARLLSIARGLNAVPSLPHPALVSMPLAEASRLGWPPDFAEAMGWVRTGPVYLRLDIAERIAAELKFAARRGPVPLPAGLAGRLSVPTAILPMVLKALGLRIASKGLEPSFYGPPSPPMLAPLPRRDSNRETSRETSRRPPPPKRPTPVAPDHPFSALAALRR, from the coding sequence ATGACGCAGTTACTCCCCCGGGTGAAGGCCGTGCTCGGCCCCACCAATACCGGGAAGACGCATTTGGCGATGGACAGGATGCTGGCGCATGCAAGCGGCATCATCGGTTTTCCCCTGCGTCTGCTCGCCCGCGAGAATTACGACCGTATGGTGGCCTCCAAAGGCGCCGATCGCGTCGCCCTGATAACAGGGGAAGAAAAAATCATTCCGCCCGGAGCACGGTGGTTTGCCTGCACCGTAGAGGCCATGCCACTGGACCGGGCGGTCGAATGGATCGGGGTGGATGAAATTCAGCTCTGCGCCGACCCGGATCGCGGGCATGTCTTTACCGACCGGCTGCTGCATGCGCGCGGGATGGTCGAGACCATGTTTCTGGGTGCGGAGACAATCCGGCCGCTGCTGAAAAGCCTGGTGCCGCAGGCCGAGATCGAGACCCGTCCCCGCCTGTCCGAACTGCGTCATGCAGGGGCAGCCAAGCTCGGCCGCCTGCCGCCCCGCAGTGCAATCGTCGCGTTCAGCGCTGGCGACGTCTATGCCATCGCCGAGCTGATCCGCCGCCGTAAAGGCGGCTGCGCCGTGGTGATGGGACGCCTCTCCCCCCGCACCCGAAATGCTCAGGTGGCGCTGTATCAGGATAAAGAGGTCGATTTTCTGGTCGCCACCGACGCGATCGGCATGGGGCTGAACATGGATGTCGACCATGTCGCCTTTGCCCGCCTGTCGAAATTCGACGGCCACCGCGCCCGTCGTCTGGCCGCGCCGGAGATCGCCCAGATTGCCGGGCGCGCCGGTCGCGGTATGCGGGACGGCACCTTCGGCACCACCGCCGACTGTCCACCGCTGCCGGAAGAACTGGTCGAAGCGGTGGAGACCCATCGTTTCGAGGCGATCGGCCAATTGGCCTGGCGCAATGCCGATCTCGATTTCAGTGATGGCGATGCCCTGCTGGCCAGCCTCAATGCGCCGCCACCCCGCACCGGGCTGGTGCGCGGGCATGATGCCAGCGATGTCGAAACCCTCGATGCGCTGTTACGGGATCAGGAGATCCGCACACTGGTCTGCGGCCACAGCACCAGACGCAGCCGGGTGAGGCTGCTATGGGAGACCTGCCAGATCCCCGATTTCCGCAAATTGGCAGACGACACCCATACCAAGCTCTGCGGCCGGGTCTTTTTGCAGGTCTTGCAGCGCCGAACCCTGCAAGCTGACTGGCTGGCCAGTCAGATCGACCATCTGGCCCGCGCCGATGGGGATATCGACACGCTGATGCAGCGCCTGTCCGGCATCCGGGTCTGGAGCTATATCGCCGCGCATCAGGACTGGGTCAATGATGCTCCGTTCTGGCAGGGCCGGACCAGAGAGGTGGAAGACCTGCTCTCCGACGCGTTGCATGAAAAACTCACCGCCCGCTTCGTGGATCGCCGCGCCACACATTTGCTGCGACGGCTGGAAGATCAGAATGACACCCCGCTGCTCTCTGCCGTCACGCAGGCGGGACAGGTAATCGTGGAGGGCCACGCGGTCGGTCACATCACGGGCTTCGGGTTTGAACCGGAAGCCGGTATCGCCGGAGAAGAAAGAAAACTGGTCATGCGCGCCGCAAGGCGGGCCCTGCGCGAATCCATGCCGCGGCGGGTCATCAGTCTGGAAGCCACACCGGATCAGGCCCTGTCCATCTCCGACCGGCTGGAGATTCTGTGGGAAGGCCACCCGATCGCACGGTTGCGGCCCGGCCCTGGCTTTCTGAACCCCATGATCGCGGTGGCGGACAGCGAGTTTCTCGACGGCAGCCTGCGTGAACGTATCCGGCTGCGGCTGCAAGCCTGGTTGGACAAAACAATTGCCACCACCATGGCACCGCTGTTTCAGGCGCAGGAAGCCGCCCGGCCCCATGCGATGCTGCGCGGACATCTGCACCGTCTGATGGAAAACGGTGGTCTGGTGCCCGGCGCGACCGAGGATGCCATTCCCCCGGCGGAACGCAGCGCCCTGAAACAGATCGGGGTCCGGGCCGGACGATTCGGCCTGAGCATTCCCGCTTTACGCCACGCTGCCTGCGTCATGGTACGCGCCAGATTACTGAGCATTGCCCGTGGGCTGAATGCCGTTCCCTCCCTGCCCCATCCGGCGCTGGTATCGATGCCGCTGGCCGAGGCCAGCCGCCTTGGATGGCCACCCGATTTTGCGGAAGCGATGGGATGGGTCCGGACAGGCCCGGTCTATCTGCGGCTGGACATTGCCGAACGCATCGCCGCCGAGCTTAAGTTCGCCGCAAGACGCGGCCCAGTGCCTCTGCCTGCCGGCCTGGCCGGACGCCTGTCCGTTCCAACCGCCATCCTGCCAATGGTTCTGAAAGCGCTGGGCCTGCGAATTGCCAGCAAAGGACTGGAACCGTCCTTCTATGGACCACCCTCCCCGCCTATGCTGGCGCCGCTGCCACGGCGGGATTCAAACCGGGAGACCAGTCGCGAGACCAGCCGACGACCGCCGCCCCCAAAAAGGCCAACACCGGTTGCGCCGGACCATCCTTTCTCCGCGCTGGCCGCCCTGCGGCGCTAG
- the htpG gene encoding molecular chaperone HtpG yields MSDQTTTGQATAGETGTSGSEQHRFGAEVDRLLHLVIHSLYTEREIFLRELVANAADAIERRRFEALSDTTLLAGADEAKIRLSADKAARTLTIADGGIGMTRDDLITHLGTIAKSGTRAFGEALKAREEQKEGAEKPTTIGQFGVGFYAAFMVADRVEVTSRRAGTEDAWTWSSEGNGTFAIAPGSRDAAGTTIVMHIKADADEFLDSWRLENIIRKWADFIAVPVLVAQEDGEDRAANDGAALWRKSKSEVTEEDYEAFYRHVGSFFDQPWATLHWRAEGAIDFSALLFIPGSPGFTPMDEERESRVRLHVKRMFITDRAEILPAWLRFVHGVVDTDDLPLNVSREMLQATPVLARIRKAVTNRVLTELKTRAKDEESYRTFWQNFGRVLKEGVWDDSEHRKDLLPLLRFASSAIPADQDGGLTSLDAYVSRMKEGQKAIYYLAGDRVETLRNSPQLEGFRAQGYEVLLLEDPIDAFWPERAGSFADKPIRSVARSAEDLAAPEGDVPDVSALTSALKAALGERVSEVRASTRLVSSAVILSSAGVGPDLQMQRLLARAGRGLPPAPPVLEINPRHKLIASLASAAAQGEGEARGMESVAETLLDLARIQEGEAPADPTAFAGRVMSWIEQGLPGHQAAEKASA; encoded by the coding sequence ATGAGCGACCAGACAACAACCGGACAGGCTACCGCCGGAGAAACCGGGACCAGCGGTTCGGAGCAGCATCGTTTTGGGGCCGAAGTGGACCGGCTGCTGCACCTCGTCATTCATTCCCTGTACACCGAGCGCGAGATTTTCCTGCGCGAACTGGTTGCCAACGCTGCCGACGCCATTGAGCGCCGCAGATTCGAGGCTTTGTCCGACACCACCCTACTGGCTGGCGCGGATGAGGCGAAGATCCGTCTTTCCGCCGACAAGGCTGCCCGCACCCTGACCATTGCCGATGGTGGTATCGGCATGACGCGAGATGATCTGATCACCCATCTCGGCACCATCGCCAAATCAGGCACCCGCGCCTTTGGTGAGGCCCTGAAAGCCCGCGAGGAGCAAAAGGAAGGAGCTGAAAAGCCCACCACGATCGGCCAGTTCGGTGTCGGTTTCTATGCTGCTTTCATGGTGGCCGACCGGGTGGAGGTGACATCTCGCCGCGCCGGGACGGAGGATGCCTGGACATGGTCGTCTGAGGGAAACGGCACGTTCGCCATCGCGCCGGGCAGCCGGGATGCAGCAGGCACGACCATCGTGATGCATATCAAGGCTGATGCTGACGAATTCCTCGATTCCTGGCGTCTTGAAAACATTATCCGCAAATGGGCCGATTTTATCGCCGTTCCGGTACTGGTGGCACAGGAAGATGGCGAGGACAGGGCCGCCAATGATGGGGCCGCGCTGTGGCGCAAGAGCAAGTCGGAGGTGACGGAGGAGGACTATGAAGCCTTCTACCGTCATGTCGGCAGCTTTTTCGATCAGCCGTGGGCGACCCTGCACTGGCGGGCAGAAGGGGCGATTGATTTCTCCGCCCTGCTGTTCATCCCCGGCAGTCCCGGCTTTACGCCGATGGATGAGGAACGTGAAAGCCGCGTCCGCCTGCATGTGAAGCGGATGTTCATCACCGATCGTGCCGAGATCCTGCCTGCCTGGCTGCGTTTCGTGCATGGTGTGGTCGATACGGATGATCTGCCGCTGAATGTCAGCCGCGAGATGTTGCAGGCCACCCCGGTGCTGGCGCGTATCCGCAAGGCGGTGACGAATCGTGTGCTGACAGAGCTGAAAACCCGTGCCAAGGACGAGGAAAGCTACCGGACCTTCTGGCAGAATTTCGGCCGTGTGCTGAAGGAAGGCGTGTGGGACGATTCCGAGCATCGCAAGGATCTGCTGCCTTTGCTGCGTTTCGCATCCTCTGCCATTCCGGCGGATCAGGATGGCGGCCTGACCTCGCTGGATGCTTATGTCTCGCGTATGAAGGAAGGGCAGAAGGCGATCTACTACCTCGCCGGAGACCGGGTGGAGACGCTGCGCAACTCACCCCAGCTCGAAGGCTTCCGGGCGCAGGGCTACGAAGTGCTGCTGCTGGAAGACCCGATCGACGCATTCTGGCCGGAGCGTGCCGGGTCGTTCGCGGATAAGCCGATCCGTTCGGTGGCGCGCTCGGCGGAGGATCTGGCGGCACCGGAAGGCGACGTGCCGGATGTGTCGGCGCTGACCTCCGCCCTGAAAGCCGCGTTGGGCGAGCGCGTGTCGGAGGTGCGTGCCAGCACCCGTCTGGTCTCCAGTGCTGTTATTCTTTCCTCTGCGGGCGTGGGGCCTGACCTTCAGATGCAGCGTCTGCTGGCGCGTGCCGGACGTGGCTTGCCGCCCGCTCCGCCGGTGCTGGAAATCAACCCGCGCCACAAGCTGATCGCCTCTCTCGCCAGCGCTGCCGCGCAGGGTGAGGGCGAGGCACGCGGTATGGAAAGTGTCGCGGAAACCCTGCTCGATCTCGCGCGGATTCAGGAAGGCGAGGCCCCGGCCGACCCGACCGCCTTTGCAGGGCGGGTCATGAGCTGGATCGAGCAGGGTCTGCCCGGTCATCAGGCTGCGGAAAAGGCCTCCGCGTGA
- a CDS encoding M17 family metallopeptidase, with product MSGAPECRSRVVASPHEIVWGRPLECFVEGESRSLPIFPLRPKGLEAFLAGDGAHAAGFLRGAGLTAKEGQLLLYPAADGTGPGGAVLGLGASRDPWSFGDLSSRLPADTVWHLEPGDYAPDQAALGFALGAYRFDLFKGRQAAPVPARLVVPAESAGALEEARAVWLARDLINTPPNRLGPQELAEAVRRIGHEAGAAVEIVTGPALETAYPAIAAVGAGSDRPPAVAILRWQGSRADETSPLIALCGKGVVFDTGGYDLKPSAAMLRMKKDMGGAAVMLAAARLIMQRNLPIRLVLRIGCVENSVSGRAMRPSDVLRTRSGLTVEVGNTDAEGRLVLCDLLAEAAEESPSLLVDAATLTGAARVAAGPDLPVLFSNDPLWAERLERAGGNVSDPVCRLPLWDGYDSWLSSDVADLNSVSSRPFAGAIIAALFLRRFVPPETAWVHYDLYAWNDENRPGRPRGGEGQILRGFVGSLSYYYK from the coding sequence GTGAGCGGCGCTCCGGAGTGCCGCTCACGGGTGGTTGCTTCCCCGCATGAAATTGTCTGGGGGCGGCCTCTGGAGTGTTTCGTGGAGGGGGAGAGTCGTTCTCTCCCCATCTTTCCGTTGCGGCCGAAGGGTCTGGAGGCTTTTCTCGCCGGAGACGGGGCGCATGCTGCCGGGTTCCTGCGGGGGGCCGGGCTGACGGCGAAAGAGGGGCAGCTTCTGCTGTATCCGGCAGCGGATGGAACTGGTCCGGGCGGCGCGGTGCTGGGTCTTGGCGCCAGCCGTGATCCGTGGAGTTTTGGTGATTTGTCCAGTCGCCTGCCTGCCGATACGGTGTGGCATCTGGAGCCGGGGGATTATGCCCCCGATCAGGCGGCGCTTGGTTTCGCGCTGGGCGCTTATCGGTTCGACCTGTTCAAGGGGCGACAGGCTGCTCCGGTGCCGGCCCGTCTGGTTGTGCCGGCGGAAAGTGCAGGGGCGCTGGAAGAAGCCCGTGCCGTGTGGCTGGCGCGTGATCTCATCAACACGCCTCCTAACCGGCTGGGACCGCAGGAGCTGGCGGAAGCCGTGCGCCGGATTGGCCATGAGGCAGGCGCGGCAGTGGAAATCGTGACCGGTCCGGCGCTGGAGACAGCCTATCCGGCCATTGCCGCAGTGGGGGCAGGATCAGACCGGCCTCCCGCTGTGGCCATTCTGCGTTGGCAGGGTAGCCGTGCGGATGAGACTTCTCCGCTGATCGCGCTGTGCGGCAAGGGGGTGGTATTCGACACGGGCGGGTATGATCTGAAGCCCTCCGCCGCCATGCTGCGGATGAAGAAAGATATGGGCGGTGCTGCGGTGATGTTGGCGGCGGCGCGGCTGATCATGCAGCGCAATCTGCCGATCCGGCTGGTGCTGCGGATCGGATGCGTTGAAAATAGCGTCTCCGGTCGCGCTATGCGCCCATCCGATGTTTTGCGCACGCGCAGCGGACTGACGGTCGAGGTCGGCAATACGGATGCTGAAGGCCGTTTGGTCCTGTGTGATCTTCTGGCAGAAGCTGCTGAAGAATCGCCTTCCCTGTTGGTGGATGCCGCCACCCTGACCGGGGCGGCTCGTGTCGCAGCCGGTCCTGATCTGCCAGTGCTGTTTTCCAACGATCCGCTCTGGGCGGAGCGACTGGAACGGGCGGGCGGTAACGTCTCCGATCCGGTCTGCCGGCTGCCTCTATGGGACGGGTATGATTCATGGCTGTCCAGCGATGTGGCAGATCTGAATAGCGTGTCCAGCCGTCCGTTTGCCGGCGCGATTATTGCAGCCCTGTTTCTGCGCCGTTTCGTTCCGCCTGAGACTGCATGGGTGCATTATGACCTCTATGCATGGAACGATGAGAATAGGCCGGGTCGTCCGCGTGGTGGTGAAGGCCAGATATTGCGCGGCTTTGTAGGTTCATTGTCTTATTATTACAAATAA
- a CDS encoding MarR family transcriptional regulator: MASVSNTDQMVGILRDTVVAMVRRDGPDLSARQLGVFLTCYMQDGAHTVRGLAQELNVSKPAITRALDRLGELDLARRKVDPMDRRSVLVQRTMKGNAFLRDLRSIMAEAAAPQRRGSNEGRRVANG, translated from the coding sequence ATGGCTAGTGTTAGCAATACGGATCAAATGGTCGGCATTCTGCGCGACACGGTTGTTGCAATGGTGCGTCGTGACGGTCCCGATCTCTCCGCCCGGCAGCTTGGCGTTTTTCTGACATGCTACATGCAGGATGGCGCTCATACGGTGCGTGGACTGGCGCAGGAACTGAATGTTTCCAAGCCCGCCATTACCCGTGCGCTCGATCGGCTGGGTGAGTTGGATTTGGCCCGTCGCAAAGTGGACCCGATGGATCGCCGCAGTGTGCTGGTGCAGCGAACCATGAAAGGCAACGCTTTCCTGCGCGATCTGCGTTCGATTATGGCCGAGGCAGCTGCCCCGCAGCGTCGCGGCAGCAACGAAGGACGACGCGTTGCGAATGGCTGA
- the dnaN gene encoding DNA polymerase III subunit beta yields the protein MKFKAERAVLLKALAHVQSVVEKRNTIPILANVLLEVKDGSLRFTATDMEIAIVEDVPAEGFRDGAVTAPAGTLYEIVRKLPDGADVELDHQAGDQQLMLKSGRYATKLVVLPTDDFPSMTTGALPHQFKLAGNVLRGLIDRTRFAISTEETRYYLNGIYFHAAQGGPDGAALRAVATDGHRLARVEEPLPEGALGMPGVIVPRKTVAELRKLLDEVTDTVDVALSDTRIQFVAGPVTLTSKLIDGTFPEYERVIPKDNDKILRVGKNDFSAAVARVAAISSERSRPVKMALDRNLLVLSASSPDQGTATEELDGDRIQYEAGALEIGFQARYLNDITDQIAEEVEFRFADGSAPTVVQDAADSSALYVLMPMRV from the coding sequence ATGAAGTTCAAGGCCGAACGCGCTGTGCTCCTTAAGGCGCTGGCGCATGTTCAAAGCGTGGTCGAGAAGCGGAACACCATTCCGATTCTGGCCAATGTGCTTCTTGAGGTGAAAGACGGTTCCCTTCGGTTCACCGCAACCGATATGGAAATTGCCATTGTCGAGGATGTTCCCGCAGAGGGCTTTCGTGATGGTGCTGTAACGGCTCCGGCTGGTACGCTCTACGAAATTGTCCGCAAGCTGCCTGACGGGGCGGATGTGGAGCTCGATCATCAAGCCGGTGATCAGCAATTGATGCTGAAATCCGGCCGCTATGCCACAAAGTTGGTGGTGTTGCCGACCGATGATTTCCCCAGCATGACCACGGGTGCACTGCCGCATCAATTCAAGCTGGCAGGCAATGTGCTGAGGGGGTTGATAGACCGCACACGCTTTGCCATCAGCACTGAAGAAACCCGTTATTATCTGAACGGTATTTATTTTCATGCGGCCCAGGGTGGCCCGGATGGAGCCGCCCTTCGTGCCGTTGCGACGGATGGCCATCGTCTGGCGCGCGTCGAGGAGCCTTTGCCGGAAGGCGCGCTCGGTATGCCGGGAGTGATAGTGCCACGTAAAACGGTCGCGGAATTGCGCAAGCTTCTGGATGAAGTAACGGATACGGTCGATGTCGCCCTTTCCGATACCCGTATTCAGTTTGTGGCGGGACCAGTCACCCTGACCAGCAAACTGATCGACGGTACGTTCCCGGAATATGAGCGTGTGATCCCCAAAGATAACGACAAGATTCTGCGGGTGGGGAAAAATGATTTCTCCGCTGCTGTGGCCCGTGTCGCGGCTATTTCTTCCGAGCGCTCCCGTCCAGTGAAAATGGCGCTCGACCGCAATCTGCTGGTATTGTCTGCCTCCAGCCCGGATCAGGGAACCGCGACGGAGGAACTGGATGGTGACCGCATCCAGTATGAAGCCGGGGCGCTGGAGATTGGTTTCCAGGCGCGTTATCTGAACGACATTACCGATCAGATCGCCGAGGAAGTTGAGTTCCGCTTTGCCGATGGCTCAGCTCCGACCGTGGTGCAGGATGCGGCGGATTCCAGTGCGCTTTATGTGCTGATGCCGATGCGCGTCTGA
- the recF gene encoding DNA replication/repair protein RecF (All proteins in this family for which functions are known are DNA-binding proteins that assist the filamentation of RecA onto DNA for the initiation of recombination or recombinational repair.): MPHILTLTLTSFRNYASLAWSPPPGLVGVVGPNGSGKTNLLEAISLLSPGRGLRNARTDQLARQGEGGDGSWAVHARILSPTGPVELATGVLPGNERRQVRIDGDVMRGQAELGEHITTVWLTPQMDRLFQEGPAGRRRFLDRLVYGLEPAHAREVAAQAASLTERARLLAMWADPAWLAAVEDSIARHATAVTASRLAYVTRLNDVLAQGGAGGFPSARLDLNCAIATRLSRHPAVEVEDWLRAALRDSRETDGKSGTQGIGAHRSDLLMKDAATGRSASIASTGQQKALLIGVTLGHAVLLRAVRGRPPVMLLDEPMTHLDAERRKLLLTALRGLGGQGFLTATDRDAFDANLSCVTCLEGCLHPVS, translated from the coding sequence TTGCCCCATATCCTGACGCTGACACTGACCAGCTTCCGAAATTATGCATCGCTGGCATGGTCTCCGCCGCCGGGGCTGGTGGGGGTTGTCGGCCCTAATGGCAGCGGCAAGACCAATTTGCTGGAGGCGATTTCCCTGCTTTCCCCCGGTCGCGGGCTGCGCAATGCCCGCACGGACCAGCTTGCAAGGCAGGGGGAGGGGGGAGATGGCAGTTGGGCAGTGCATGCCCGGATTCTGTCCCCGACAGGGCCGGTAGAACTGGCAACCGGCGTCCTCCCCGGCAATGAGCGTCGTCAGGTGCGGATTGATGGCGATGTCATGCGTGGTCAGGCCGAACTGGGCGAACATATCACCACAGTCTGGCTGACCCCGCAGATGGATCGGCTGTTTCAGGAGGGCCCTGCCGGACGTCGGCGCTTTCTCGATCGTCTGGTTTATGGGCTGGAACCGGCGCATGCACGGGAAGTCGCGGCTCAGGCGGCGAGTCTCACGGAACGGGCGCGGCTGCTGGCTATGTGGGCCGATCCGGCCTGGCTGGCAGCGGTTGAGGATTCCATTGCCCGTCATGCGACGGCGGTGACGGCTTCACGCCTTGCTTATGTCACACGGTTGAATGATGTTCTGGCTCAGGGAGGCGCAGGAGGTTTTCCGTCTGCAAGGCTGGATCTGAACTGCGCCATTGCCACCCGTCTTTCCCGCCATCCGGCGGTCGAGGTTGAGGACTGGCTGCGTGCCGCCTTGCGTGACAGCCGCGAGACTGATGGAAAGAGTGGCACGCAGGGAATAGGTGCCCATCGCAGTGATCTGCTGATGAAGGATGCGGCAACCGGCCGCTCGGCGTCGATTGCCAGTACCGGGCAGCAGAAAGCCCTGCTGATCGGGGTGACTTTGGGTCATGCCGTCCTGTTGCGGGCGGTGAGAGGGCGGCCGCCTGTGATGCTGCTGGATGAGCCTATGACCCATCTGGATGCCGAACGCCGGAAGCTTTTGCTGACGGCATTGAGGGGGCTGGGTGGACAAGGTTTTCTGACAGCGACAGACCGCGATGCGTTCGATGCGAATTTATCCTGTGTGACCTGTCTGGAAGGATGCCTGCACCCGGTATCCTAG